The following is a genomic window from Flavobacterium crassostreae.
TGGATTTCCTCCTAATGTAATTGCTGCCATTTTTGTTGTTTTTTGTTAGATTTCAAAAGTATGAAATTTATTTAAGATTTGGGATTTAACCGTGTGTTTTAAATCTAATTTTACTATTTTTTAGAATATAAAAAGGCCCAGAGTTTCCTCCCTAAAAAAAAACGCACCTCTTTAGGAAGTACGTTTTCAATAACCAAGTATACCTCAAGGGCTATTGGTCTATAGAACCCAAAACTCTTTTCATAAAGGTGTTTAGGGCTTCTTTTTTGTCGGTACCATCTTGGATCAATTTTTGTACCTCTAGAGCGCCATACATGTTCGAGATGAGTTCTCCTATAACATCTAGTTCGTTATCTTTTAAAGAAGAAACTTCGGTTAATGCCTCCAGTACCTCAATGGTTTCTAGGATATAGTCTGTATCATTTTGTTCAATAAACTGGGTAAGGTGTTTGATTACGGGTAGTTTCATGTTTTGTGTTTATTGGGTTGTTTTTTAGTTTTAATGCGCAATAGCCATTAGAGTAAACCAGTACGCAGTACTAATTATAAAATTTCCTGAACTAAATCTAGCAATACCTCTTGTTTGTTCGTTTGTGTTTGGTTTACCAGTTTTCCGTCTACAAAGGTAGCAAAGGTTGGCAAGTTGCTTACATTGGCTAGTTTTCGGGATTCTGGTGCATTTTCGGCATCTACTAGCACAAAAGTAATGGCTTCGTTCTCGGAGGCTAGTTTTTTAAATTTAGGTTTCATAATTCGGCAATTACCGCACCATGAGGCAGAATATTGCACTACCACTTTGTTGTTTTCTTTAATTAAATCCGCTAGTGTATCTTGGGTTAAATCAATTAACATAAGTATTGTTTTTGGGGTTAAAAAAATAGAGGTTTCTAGTAACAAAGCAGCATAATGCTTTGTTACTAGAACTGGCACCAAAATACGTGCTAGTTTGGGGATCCAACCTCTGTGTTTTAGTAATTAGTTTGCGCTTAGGTACGCTGCAGTACTGTTTCTGTCTGCACTCATGGCTTCTTTACCAGCTTCCCAGTTTGCAGGACAAACTTCGCCTTTTTCTTGAACATGTGTGTAGGCATCTACCATACGGATGTACTCATTTACGTTACGACCTAATGGCATGTCGTTTACACTTTCGTGAAAAATTTTCCCTGTTTCGTCAATTAAATACGTAGCTCTAAAAGTAACATTAGAACCTTCTACAATCACAGAGTCCGTTTCTTCACTATATTCCATAGAGTCTACATCTAGAATACCTAATATATTAGATAAGTTTCTGTTTGTATCTGCAAGAATTGGATAGGTTACGCCTTCAATACCTCCGTTGTTTTTAGGGGTGTTTAACCAAGCAAAATGCACTTCGTTGGTATCACAAGAGGCACCAATCACCATAGTGTTTCTTTTTTCAAATTCAGGTAATGCAGCTTGAAAAGCATGTAATTCCGTTGGACATACAAAAGTAAAATCTTTTGGGTACCAAAACAAAAGTACTTTTTTGTTGTTTTTTGTAGCTTCTTCAAAAATATTAATTTTCAAATTGTCTCCCATTTCTGAGATAGCATCTACTGCAATACTTGGGAATTTTTTTCCTACTAATGACATAATTTTGTGTTTTAAAGTTATTTTTTTAGACCATGTAAAAGTAGTTAATTCGTGTAGTTTTAAGCCATCAATTTCAATTATATATTTTTATATACCAATAGATTTTTGCTATAGTCTGAAAGAGTAAAGCCATAACTAATGGGTAGTTATGGCTTTATAATAAAAGGATTTTGTAAAGTAGGTTTTGATTATAGTAGTTCTTTGGAAGAAACAAGCTGTTTTATTTTTATCTGAAAGGCAGCAAATAATAGTGTCATAAAAGGGCTCAATAAATTAAAGAAGGCATAAGGCAAATAATCAAATGTTGCCACTCCTAAAGTCCCCGATTGGTAGGCACCACAAGTGTTCCAAGGTATTAAAACCGAGGTTACCGTTCCAGAATCCTCTAGGGTTCTACTCAGGTTCTCTGGTGCCAATCCTTTTTCTTGGTATGCTTTTGCAAACATTTTGCCAGGAACCACAATGGCTAAATATTGATCCGATGCGGTAATGTTTAAAGCCAAACAACTTCCTACCGTTGCCGCAAACAGCCCAAAAGTAGTATGCGCTAGCTTTAATAAGGTTTGGCTAATTCTTGCCAAAGCACCAATGGCATCCATTACTCCGCCAAAAACCATGGCGCAAATAATTAACCAGATAGTGCCAAGCATTTTTTGCATACCTCCAGATGTAAATAAATCTGCAAGGGTTTTGTTGGGCGTAGGGATGGTTATTTGACCAGTAATGGCGTTCATTACGGCTTTGTAACCAGATTCAAAAGATAGCTGCTCTACACCAGCAATTTGATTGAGGATTTCGGGTTGCCAAATAACAGCAAAAGCCGCCGCCAGTAGCGTACCGGCCAATAAGGCAATTAATGGTTCTGTTTTTTGGATTATAAGTCCAATTACCATTGCAGGTACCAGAAATAACCAACCCGATATGGTAAATGTGTTTTCAATATCTCGTAACAAATCTGCAATGTTGATAGCGCCTTTTACATCTACCCAAAGCCCCAAAATAAGAAACAACAACAACGATATAATATAACTTGGAATGGTCGTTAAGGTCATGTATCTAATGTGGGTAAACAAATCTGTGCCAGCCATAGTAGGAGCTAGGTTTGTGGTATCTGACATTGGAGAAAGTTTGTCTCCAAAATAGGCTCCGGAGATTACCGCACCCGCCACCATGCCCAGATCAAAGCCTAGTGCACCACCCACACCTATCAAAGCAATACCTACGGTGGCACTAGTGGTCCAAGAGCTACCAGTTGCAATAGAAATGATAGAGCATATAATTAAGGTTGCAGGCAAAAATATAGCTGGACTTAGTAGTTGTAATCCATAATAAATCATGGCAGGAATAATGCCGCTTACCAGCCAAGTTCCGGCTAAGGCACCCACCATTAATAAAATGAGTATAGATCCTACGGTGGATTTTATATTTTCGGCAACCTCTTCCATCATTTTTTGATAGCTAACCTTATTAAAAA
Proteins encoded in this region:
- a CDS encoding DUF6952 family protein, whose translation is MKLPVIKHLTQFIEQNDTDYILETIEVLEALTEVSSLKDNELDVIGELISNMYGALEVQKLIQDGTDKKEALNTFMKRVLGSIDQ
- a CDS encoding peroxiredoxin; amino-acid sequence: MSLVGKKFPSIAVDAISEMGDNLKINIFEEATKNNKKVLLFWYPKDFTFVCPTELHAFQAALPEFEKRNTMVIGASCDTNEVHFAWLNTPKNNGGIEGVTYPILADTNRNLSNILGILDVDSMEYSEETDSVIVEGSNVTFRATYLIDETGKIFHESVNDMPLGRNVNEYIRMVDAYTHVQEKGEVCPANWEAGKEAMSADRNSTAAYLSAN
- a CDS encoding thioredoxin family protein; translated protein: MLIDLTQDTLADLIKENNKVVVQYSASWCGNCRIMKPKFKKLASENEAITFVLVDAENAPESRKLANVSNLPTFATFVDGKLVNQTQTNKQEVLLDLVQEIL
- the nhaC gene encoding Na+/H+ antiporter NhaC — its product is MDTKINKNKNLSITEALIPVAALIVMLGYNVSVYGEDALSGSNQFVLLLGAAVAIVVGFFNKVSYQKMMEEVAENIKSTVGSILILLMVGALAGTWLVSGIIPAMIYYGLQLLSPAIFLPATLIICSIISIATGSSWTTSATVGIALIGVGGALGFDLGMVAGAVISGAYFGDKLSPMSDTTNLAPTMAGTDLFTHIRYMTLTTIPSYIISLLLFLILGLWVDVKGAINIADLLRDIENTFTISGWLFLVPAMVIGLIIQKTEPLIALLAGTLLAAAFAVIWQPEILNQIAGVEQLSFESGYKAVMNAITGQITIPTPNKTLADLFTSGGMQKMLGTIWLIICAMVFGGVMDAIGALARISQTLLKLAHTTFGLFAATVGSCLALNITASDQYLAIVVPGKMFAKAYQEKGLAPENLSRTLEDSGTVTSVLIPWNTCGAYQSGTLGVATFDYLPYAFFNLLSPFMTLLFAAFQIKIKQLVSSKELL